CTGCATGGTTTGAACCGTCTCTTCCGGCCAGTCGATGTAGCTGTCCCGCAGTAGGGAAACGAGGTCGTAGGCCAGCGGACCGCGGACCGCGTCCTGGAAGTCGATGACCGTCAGCCGGTCCGGCTGCACCATGAGATTCCGGCTGTGATAGTCGCGATGAACGAACACCTGGGGCATCGCGGTCAGGCGGTCGCAGATACGATTTCGAATAGCCGACCATTGCGTCAGCAATTCGTCCGATAGCACCTGCTGCTTGTAGTGTCGGAGATACCAGTCCGGGAGCAGGTCCATCTCCCGGGCCAGCCGAGCGGCATCGAAGCGCGGCAGACCGTCGGTATCGGCGCCCGCCAGTTCGGGCAACAGGTCGACGGCCGTCGCGAGTTTGCCGATAACCTGTTCGGCCGTCTGGCCATGGCGCCAGCGGAACAATGTCTCGTCGCCCAGGTCTTCCAGAAGTAGGAACCCCTCTGTCGTGTTCCGTCCATAGAGTGCGGGCACCGGGATGCCGATCCGTGTCAGCCGTTCCAGCACGTCGATGAACGGCAGGGTGTCCTCGCCGGGCGGTGGCGCATCCATGACAATGCGGGTCTCGCCGGTTTTCAGCCGAGTGCGCCAGTAGCGTCGCCCGCTGGCGTCACTGGAGACGAGCACCGGCGGCGTGTGTGCGTCCGGCAATGTCCGGGTAAGAAATTCGGCCAGGGCCGGATACCGGGGATCGTTGAGTAGGGCGGTTTGAGGCATGGTTTGGACGCGGTTCCTGAAGACAGGCCGCTAGCATACCGGTCTCCGTCCCGCGTGGGGAGATACGCGGCACAATCATCAGGAGCGTGCATGAAGCGGGTGTTGGGTATAAAATAACTAATACGCATATAAAATTTAGGAGGGGTTATGACGATCTTCAGACAGCTTTTTGATGATGCCACCTCGACATTCACCTATCTCATCGCCGACGAGCAAACAGGCTCGGCGCTGTTGATCGATCCG
The Halothiobacillus diazotrophicus DNA segment above includes these coding regions:
- a CDS encoding aminoglycoside phosphotransferase family protein, whose protein sequence is MPQTALLNDPRYPALAEFLTRTLPDAHTPPVLVSSDASGRRYWRTRLKTGETRIVMDAPPPGEDTLPFIDVLERLTRIGIPVPALYGRNTTEGFLLLEDLGDETLFRWRHGQTAEQVIGKLATAVDLLPELAGADTDGLPRFDAARLAREMDLLPDWYLRHYKQQVLSDELLTQWSAIRNRICDRLTAMPQVFVHRDYHSRNLMVQPDRLTVIDFQDAVRGPLAYDLVSLLRDSYIDWPEETVQTMQARFWAALPDTLRQTGNLVEFRKDFAWVAVQRHLKVLGIFARLSFRDGKHGYLNDLPLTWRHLQRALDGTPELADLAALLAPFAPTEV